In Dyadobacter sp. NIV53, a single window of DNA contains:
- a CDS encoding Hsp20/alpha crystallin family protein: protein MSTLVKTQFAPKHFNGFFGKDLLNELYAPAFSGSVPAVNVVENTEGFKIEVAAPGLQKSDFKLNVEKNQLTISAQKEQKEEENNGKYTRQEFKYSSFQRTFTLPVTVDSEKIAANYADGILSVSLPKREEAKEKPAREIEIA, encoded by the coding sequence ATGAGCACATTAGTAAAAACACAATTCGCGCCTAAACACTTCAACGGATTTTTTGGAAAAGATCTATTAAATGAATTATATGCTCCTGCATTTTCAGGAAGCGTTCCGGCAGTGAATGTTGTTGAAAATACAGAAGGTTTTAAAATTGAAGTTGCGGCTCCCGGCTTGCAGAAATCTGATTTTAAATTAAATGTTGAAAAAAATCAATTGACTATTTCAGCACAGAAAGAGCAGAAAGAAGAAGAAAACAACGGAAAATATACACGTCAGGAATTTAAATATTCTTCATTCCAACGTACGTTCACTTTGCCTGTTACTGTTGACAGTGAAAAAATTGCAGCCAATTATGCAGACGGAATTCTAAGTGTTTCTTTGCCAAAACGTGAAGAAGCAAAAGAAAAACCAGCTCGTGAAATTGAAATTGCTTAA